From one Drosophila subpulchrella strain 33 F10 #4 breed RU33 chromosome 3L, RU_Dsub_v1.1 Primary Assembly, whole genome shotgun sequence genomic stretch:
- the LOC119552933 gene encoding protein anon-73B1, translated as MSASAESLAAAASLDKYGDEDLFSLLIRYGLYVGALFQFLCISAAVLMENNPDSSSNPESGEVAEREGEPVRARLHKIRKLEKKKRR; from the coding sequence ATGTCAGCTTCCGCCGAGAGCCTGGCCGCCGCCGCATCGCTGGACAAATACGGCGACGAGGACCTCTTCAGTCTGCTAATCCGTTACGGACTCTATGTGGGAGCACTCTTCCAGTTCCTTTGCATCTCCGCCGCAGTGCTGATGGAGAATAACCCGGATAGTAGCAGTAATCCGGAGTCCGGAGAAGTGGCGGAGCGGGAGGGCGAACCGGTTAGGGCACGGCTGCACAAGATCCGGAAGCTGGAGAAGAAGAAACGTCGATAG
- the LOC119552930 gene encoding prostaglandin E synthase 2: MSCFRLATASVLAGVRPPPAGSGSGALRLLTRNPDFAFARRQFAVAVENGGAKKKPNGTFKLAILGATVGAATGSVYTMYQRWTDGSSHKEHEETKPHRLDGFPAGVRITKRYVNPKDTSGLDIVLFQFQTCPFCCKVRAFLDYMGISYSVVEVDAVLRQDIRWSSVKKVPMVLIRQQDGKYVQMVDSSAIVSLIATYLQDKRTDIGELAQFYPHTSFFDDDGKKKNDILNKYFLMYREHTPKGLSKETEETDRKWRTWADSHLVHLISPNCYQTMGESLETFEWFSQAGEWDVHFPKWERDLMVYCGATAMWAIAKMLKRRHALTDDVRSHMYDALDQWTGELKKRNTKFMGGKQPSLADLSVFGVLSSMEGCQTFKDCLQNTSIGKWFYDVKALVEKNRGQLQRERVEGLAAIA; this comes from the exons ATGTCATGTTTCCGGCTGGCAACTGCCAGCGTCCTGGCCGGCGTTCGTCCTCCGCCGGCGGGAAGCGGGAGCGGAGCTCTACGCCTGCTGACCCGTAATCCGGATTTTGCATTTGCTCGCCGCCAGTTCGCAGTGGCGGTGGAAAACGGCGGTGCCAAGAAGAAACCAAATGGAACATTTAAGCTGGCCATTTTGGGGGCGACAGTGGGCGCGGCCACCGGATCGGTGTACACGATGTACCAACGCTGGACGGACGGCAGTTCGCACAAGGAGCACGAGGAGACGAAGCCGCATCGCCTGGACGGATTCCCGGCGGGAGTGCGGATAACCAAGCGCTATGTCAACCCCAAGGACACCTCCGGCCTGGACATTGTGCTGTTCCAGTTCCAGACATGTCCCTTCTGCTGCAAGGTGCGCGCCTTTCTCGACTACATGGGCATCTCCTACTCGGTGGTCGAGGTGGATGCCGTTTTGCGGCAGGACATCCGCTGGTCGTCGGTGAAGAAGGTGCCGATGGTACTCATCCGGCAACAGGACGGAAAATACGTCCAGATGGTGGACTCCAGTGCCATTGTGTCCCTGATAGCCACCTATCTGCAAGACAAGCGCACGGACATTGGCGAATTGGCGCAGTTCTATCCGCACACCTCCTTTTTCGACGACGATGGCAAAAAGAAGAACGACATATTAAACAAATACTTCCTTATGTACCGCGAACACACGCCCAAGGGACTGTCCAAGGAAACGGAAGA GACCGATCGCAAGTGGAGAACCTGGGCGGACAGCCACCTGGTGCACCTGATATCGCCGAACTGCTACCAGACCATGGGCGAGTCCCTGGAGACTTTCGAGTGGTTCTCGCAAGCCGGCGAGTGGGACGTTCACTTCCCCAAGTGGGAGCGCGACCTGATGGTCTACTGCGGTGCCACGGCCATGTGGGCTATTGCCAAGATGCTGAAACGCCGCCATGCCCTTACCGATGACGTCCGGTCGCATATGTACGACGCTCTAGACCAGTGGACCGGCGAGTTGAAAAAGCGGAATACGAAATTCATGGGAGGCAAACAGCCCAGTCTGGCGGATCTCTCGGTTTTCGGAGTGCTTTCAAGCATGGAGGGCTGTCAGACGTTCAAGGATTGCCTGCAGAACACCAGCATTG GAAAATGGTTTTACGATGTCAAGGCTTTGGTCGAGAAGAACCGGGGGCAATTGCAAAGAGAACGCGTCGAAGGCCTGGCCGCTATAGCTTAG